Part of the bacterium genome, TCAGGATGCTGCGTAAACTTAAGGGATGGACCCAGGAAGAATTAGCTGCCCGCTCCGGGATCAATGCGAAGAACATCAGTATGCTCGAAAATGATAAAGTGGAAATCGGCAAACACAGAGCCGTGCAGCTGGCAAAGGCCTTTGGTATACACCCTGCAATTATTATGTTCCCTGAATATGAGGCTGATTTGATTACAAGTGCGGCATAAGTCAGAAAGTTCATAAAGTATAAAGACCGTATAGATAGTACTTTTAACTTTATGAACTTTTTAAGTATCGCAATTACTATCGTTCTTTAAATCGCGGCCTGGCCCTGGCAAAATTTAACCCGACAAAACCACCGTAGATTTCAGACACCCGGTGATGCCGTGAAAAAATCAACAACAACCGGGGTCTGCCCCCTTTTTTTCAGGCTATTCCAATTTTATCATTTTCTTAATATCGCTAAATTCACCCATTTGAATTTTGTAGAAATACATACCTGACCAAATTTGCCTTGTGTAGCGGATAACAACCCGGTCTTTTTTTCTGGCGCCACGCTCTCTGTCACTATTATTTAATGACTTCTTAAATATGGACATTCATCGATAAAACTTAAAAAAATTGAGGCTGTATGTATCAAATGGATAGGAAAGCCAATGTCGGCTATATGAAGAGCAATGACTATGAAAACAACGGGACAATTAATTCAAAATACTAATCGTTTGCAGCGTTCACCCGGAAGGATACAACTGAAACGCCATTTTATATTTTTGACATTGATGAACATAACACGACTGATATTATCGATAAATACCATACGGTAATCCAAAATCTTCGGCTGATTAAACGGCCAGCTTCAAACAGATGGCCACAGCAGGATAAAAAGTGGAGTGAAGCTGCGTTGGGGCAGAATAAAGATGGAAATGTATTGTTCATTTTTTTCCGGTCGCCGTATTCTATACATGATTTTAATGAAATTCTGAAGAATCTACCCATCAATATTGCCTGCGCCCAGCACCAAGTAAAAGGAACAGCGGGACAGACGTTTACAGGCATCACAGACAACTCCAAATATATTCTTCAGGCCGGGTTCTGGTACGGCAGCGGCTTAGTCACGGATGCGATACAGACTCCAATAGTCATGCTTCAACAATATCAGCTGAAACAAAACTACCCAAATCCCTTTAACCCTGGCACTACGATCCGCTATAACCTGCCCCGTGCAGCGGATGTCAGGATCAGTATTTATAATATGAGCGGAAGAAAAGTTCAGACACTTATCAGAGGCCGGCAGCCAGCAGGGGAGCATTCACTCTATTGGGATGCTTCAAGAACAGCATCAGGAATTTATTTTATAAGAATGGAGTCAGCAGAAGCTATATTAGTAAAAAAATGTGTGCTGGTAAAATAAAACAGCAATAACAGTAATGCCGGAATACGGCTAAGTTGTTATTAATTATACTGAACAATAAAATATGTTACTTTTAAAGGCCTTAGATTTCTGCGAAACCTGTCAGGCTTTTAAAGATGCCGGAACAATTTCAAATCTGATTCCACAGATAATCAATTATATTAATAAACTGAATGAATAATGAATGGAGTGTTTTTACTTTACAGGACTGTTAGTACCCTTTTTAAAAAATTCGTCAATTTTCTTTATACCGGATTTCTTTGCCTCTTTAATAGTGCCTTCAAAAAGCACCTCTCCATTATCAAGAAAAACGATTCTGTCAGCAATACGTTCTATACTTACAACTTCATGAGATACAATGACCATTGTCATTCCCAGTTCGTCTCTCATCTTCAAAATAAGCCTGTCAAGGGCTTCAGAAGTAATGGGATCAAGTCCTGCGGAAGGTTCATCGCAAAAGAGCAGAGGAGGATCAAGTGCAATAGCCCGCGCAAGAGCAGCACGTTTTCTCATTCCTCCAGACAATTCTGAAGGAAGTTTAGTTTCTGAACCTTTAAGACCCACAAGCCCCAGCTTAACATGAACAAGCCGGTTAATTATTGAAGATGGAAGGTTAGTATGCTGTTCAAGAGGGATTGAAATATTTTCTGCTACTGTAATAGAGTTGAGTAGTGCCCCATTCTGGAAAAGAACTCCTATATGTTTTAAGATATCACTTAATTCTGTTTCATCGAGATTGGTCACGTCCGTTTCGAAAATTTTTATAATACCTGACCATGGATTATATAAGCGCAGTATGTTTTTGACAAGGGTTGTTTTTCCGCATCCGCTTGACCCTATAATTACAGTTATCTGATGACGGGGTGCAGTCATGGACACGTTACGAATAACCTTAGTGTCCTGGAAACCTGCTGTTAAATTTATAACTTCAACAAGAAGATTTGAATCTGTTTCATTCATAAAATTCATATCTTTCGATTGATAAGTCCAAACTGCAATTGATTTTTTAAAATTCTATTCCC contains:
- a CDS encoding T9SS type A sorting domain-containing protein, with protein sequence MGQNKDGNVLFIFFRSPYSIHDFNEILKNLPINIACAQHQVKGTAGQTFTGITDNSKYILQAGFWYGSGLVTDAIQTPIVMLQQYQLKQNYPNPFNPGTTIRYNLPRAADVRISIYNMSGRKVQTLIRGRQPAGEHSLYWDASRTASGIYFIRMESAEAILVKKCVLVK
- a CDS encoding helix-turn-helix transcriptional regulator, with protein sequence MKINKNKFISSQKYVDLTTGEAIRMLRKLKGWTQEELAARSGINAKNISMLENDKVEIGKHRAVQLAKAFGIHPAIIMFPEYEADLITSAA
- a CDS encoding ATP-binding cassette domain-containing protein codes for the protein MNETDSNLLVEVINLTAGFQDTKVIRNVSMTAPRHQITVIIGSSGCGKTTLVKNILRLYNPWSGIIKIFETDVTNLDETELSDILKHIGVLFQNGALLNSITVAENISIPLEQHTNLPSSIINRLVHVKLGLVGLKGSETKLPSELSGGMRKRAALARAIALDPPLLFCDEPSAGLDPITSEALDRLILKMRDELGMTMVIVSHEVVSIERIADRIVFLDNGEVLFEGTIKEAKKSGIKKIDEFFKKGTNSPVK